Proteins from one Corynebacterium testudinoris genomic window:
- a CDS encoding LysR family transcriptional regulator ArgP, whose translation MNPIHLETLLAVVDEGSFEIAAAVLGVSPSAVSQRIKALEAQVGRVLVQRTSPASPTEAGEVMVQAARRMALLQAETNAQLSTRLERVPLSVAVNADSLATWFRPALADVARMGSAVLRLRVEDEARTLALLRRGDVLGAITREATPVSGCDTLELGVMRYRAVSTPQLKEDYTVDGTIDWARMPALRFGPNDALQDADLDGRLDETVRRQRAISQIPSSEAFVEATRVGLGWALLPLLQASELVESGELVTLDDDIVDVPLYWQRWRLESELVERLTTAVRDAASVLPPAHAG comes from the coding sequence ATGAACCCGATCCACCTGGAAACACTGCTCGCCGTCGTCGACGAAGGCAGCTTTGAAATCGCCGCCGCGGTGCTGGGAGTGTCCCCATCGGCGGTGAGTCAACGGATCAAGGCGCTGGAAGCTCAGGTTGGCCGAGTGCTTGTTCAGCGCACCAGCCCGGCCAGCCCGACCGAGGCCGGCGAGGTCATGGTGCAGGCCGCCCGCCGCATGGCTTTGCTCCAGGCGGAAACCAACGCGCAGCTGAGCACCCGCCTGGAGCGCGTCCCGCTGTCCGTGGCGGTCAACGCGGATTCCCTGGCGACGTGGTTTCGCCCCGCGCTCGCCGACGTCGCCCGCATGGGCTCCGCGGTCCTGCGGCTGCGAGTAGAAGATGAGGCCCGCACGCTAGCCCTGTTGAGGCGGGGAGATGTGCTCGGGGCGATCACGCGGGAGGCTACCCCGGTGTCCGGGTGCGACACGCTAGAGCTCGGCGTGATGCGCTATCGGGCGGTGTCGACACCGCAGCTCAAGGAGGACTACACCGTGGACGGAACCATCGATTGGGCTCGCATGCCCGCGTTGAGGTTCGGGCCCAATGATGCGTTGCAGGACGCCGACCTCGACGGCCGTCTTGATGAAACGGTTCGGCGCCAGCGTGCCATCTCGCAGATCCCCTCGTCCGAGGCCTTTGTGGAGGCCACGCGCGTGGGCCTGGGGTGGGCGTTGTTGCCCCTGCTTCAGGCTTCCGAGCTGGTGGAGTCGGGGGAGTTGGTCACGTTGGATGACGACATCGTGGACGTGCCCTTGTATTGGCAGCGCTGGCGGCTCGAATCGGAGCTGGTGGAGCGGCTCACCACTGCCGTGCGGGATGCCGCTAGCGTATTGCCTCCCGCCCATGCGGGGTGA
- a CDS encoding glycosyltransferase family 87 protein, with amino-acid sequence MTTAAKEPATLPQSFILKMVTVLGLLAGLGAIGRQIEFTTFPVDMVVYREGVVAFLEGREMYSVRMPAGSTELPFIYPPFGALVLVPLSIPGVFSDDQAGNIMLSVSAVLILVCLFFVLRTVTAGKVDRLSLYALSSVAWAAMMLIEPVYLNSSYAQINVILMALVILDIVPRKRWLPQGTLIGIAAAIKLSPLAMLLYFLLRGKLRPIFVAVASALIATGAAALVRWDATVEFFSSVLLGMGTEAEFGVDSTYQSNSSLKGMIMRWYSSADSLAAHGTQVNIIWLGLVVLTIGLGGWLMWALIRRGMLIDAALVNAFIMLLVSPVSWSHHWVWLALALPVLGWRCVTTFGVPVGLSALTLVWTWLVLQEPPKWWYGDNYDVHSLTYVEKFLISDFVWLAIATMIAIAVNLRKVPVSSAD; translated from the coding sequence GTGACTACCGCAGCTAAAGAACCCGCCACACTCCCCCAGTCCTTCATCCTCAAGATGGTGACTGTGCTGGGATTGCTGGCGGGTCTCGGCGCTATAGGGCGGCAAATTGAGTTCACGACCTTCCCGGTGGACATGGTGGTCTACCGCGAAGGCGTGGTCGCTTTCCTCGAAGGCCGCGAGATGTATTCCGTGCGCATGCCCGCCGGGAGCACCGAGCTGCCGTTCATCTACCCGCCGTTTGGCGCCCTCGTGCTCGTGCCGCTGTCCATTCCGGGCGTCTTTTCCGATGACCAGGCCGGCAATATCATGCTGTCGGTGTCGGCGGTGTTGATCCTGGTGTGCCTGTTTTTTGTTCTGCGCACCGTCACCGCCGGCAAGGTTGATCGCCTGTCGCTCTATGCGCTGTCGTCCGTGGCATGGGCGGCCATGATGCTCATCGAGCCGGTCTATCTCAACTCAAGCTATGCGCAGATCAACGTCATCCTCATGGCGTTGGTCATCCTCGACATCGTCCCGCGCAAGCGCTGGCTACCGCAGGGAACGCTCATCGGAATCGCGGCGGCCATCAAGCTCTCCCCGCTGGCGATGCTGTTGTACTTCCTTCTTCGTGGGAAGCTTCGCCCTATCTTCGTGGCGGTGGCGTCCGCGCTCATCGCCACCGGGGCGGCGGCGCTCGTGCGTTGGGATGCCACCGTGGAGTTCTTTTCCTCCGTGCTGCTGGGCATGGGCACGGAAGCCGAGTTCGGCGTGGACTCGACCTACCAGTCCAACAGCTCCCTCAAAGGCATGATCATGCGCTGGTACTCCAGCGCAGACAGCCTCGCGGCACATGGCACGCAGGTCAACATCATCTGGCTCGGACTTGTCGTCCTCACCATCGGGTTGGGTGGGTGGCTGATGTGGGCACTGATCCGAAGGGGAATGCTTATCGACGCCGCCCTGGTCAACGCCTTCATCATGCTGCTGGTCTCACCGGTGTCGTGGTCCCACCACTGGGTCTGGCTGGCGCTAGCCCTTCCGGTGCTCGGCTGGCGTTGCGTGACCACATTCGGGGTACCCGTGGGGCTCAGCGCGCTGACGCTTGTGTGGACCTGGCTGGTCCTGCAGGAGCCGCCGAAGTGGTGGTACGGAGACAATTACGACGTCCACTCCCTGACCTACGTGGAGAAGTTCCTCATCTCCGACTTCGTGTGGTTGGCGATCGCGACGATGATCGCCATCGCCGTCAACCTGCGGAAAGTTCCGGTTAGTTCAGCGGATTAG
- the ilvD gene encoding dihydroxy-acid dehydratase: MIPLRSRVTTVGRNAAGARALWRATGTKENEFGKPIVAIVNSYTQFVPGHVHLKNVGDIVAEAVRAAGGVPKEFNTIAVDDGIAMGHSGMLYSLPSREIIADSVEYMVNAHTADAMVCISNCDKITPGMLNAALRLNIPAIFVSGGPMEAGKAVVIDGVASTAHATDLITAISASADESVSDANLATIEESACPTCGSCSGMFTANSMNCLTEALGLSLPGNGTTLATHTARRDLFTKAGDMIVDMCRRYYGEEDESVLPRNVATKDAFTNAMALDMAMGGSTNTILHTLAAAQEGEIDFTLHDIEEISHRVPCLSKVAPNGIYHIEDVHRAGGIPAILGELRRAGHINEDVHTVAYDTVDGWLNDWDIRGGKAIDAAEELFHAAPGGVRTTEPFSQSNRWDTLDTDAVNGCIHDVMHAHSADGGLVVLRGNLAPDGSVLKSAGVEEELWSFTGPARVVDSQEEAVSVILKREVQAGEVVVIRYEGPAGGPGMQEMLHPTSFLKGAGLGKKCALITDGRFSGGTSGLSVGHISPEAAHGGLIGLIENGDPITIDVHTRRLSLDVPDEEIARRKQAMEASENPWTPRRERHVSKALRAYAKMATSADKGAVRQVD; the protein is encoded by the coding sequence ATGATCCCTCTTCGTTCACGCGTGACCACGGTCGGCCGAAATGCCGCCGGGGCCCGCGCACTGTGGCGCGCCACGGGCACCAAGGAAAACGAGTTCGGTAAGCCCATCGTGGCTATCGTTAATTCTTATACCCAGTTCGTCCCGGGGCATGTGCATTTGAAAAACGTCGGCGACATCGTCGCTGAGGCCGTCCGCGCGGCCGGTGGTGTGCCGAAGGAATTCAACACCATCGCTGTCGATGACGGCATCGCCATGGGCCACAGTGGCATGCTCTATTCGCTGCCCAGCCGCGAGATCATCGCAGATTCCGTGGAATACATGGTCAACGCACACACCGCCGACGCCATGGTCTGCATCTCTAACTGCGACAAGATCACCCCGGGCATGCTCAACGCCGCCCTGCGCCTTAATATCCCCGCCATTTTCGTCTCTGGCGGCCCGATGGAGGCGGGCAAGGCCGTGGTGATCGATGGGGTGGCCAGCACCGCCCACGCGACGGACCTCATCACCGCTATTTCTGCGTCGGCGGATGAGTCGGTCTCGGATGCCAACCTTGCCACCATTGAGGAATCGGCCTGCCCGACCTGCGGTTCTTGTTCCGGCATGTTCACCGCGAACTCGATGAACTGCCTCACCGAGGCGCTCGGGCTGTCCCTGCCAGGTAACGGCACCACGCTGGCCACCCACACGGCTCGCCGCGATCTGTTTACCAAGGCCGGTGACATGATCGTCGACATGTGCCGGCGTTATTACGGCGAGGAGGACGAGTCGGTCCTCCCCCGCAACGTCGCCACGAAGGATGCCTTCACTAACGCGATGGCGTTGGATATGGCCATGGGCGGTTCCACGAACACGATCCTGCACACCCTCGCCGCGGCGCAGGAAGGCGAGATCGACTTCACCCTCCATGACATCGAGGAGATCTCCCACCGCGTTCCCTGCCTGTCCAAGGTGGCTCCGAACGGCATCTATCACATCGAGGATGTTCACCGCGCCGGCGGCATCCCCGCCATCCTCGGTGAGCTGCGTCGGGCCGGGCATATCAACGAAGACGTGCACACCGTCGCCTACGACACGGTCGATGGCTGGCTCAATGACTGGGATATCCGCGGCGGCAAGGCCATCGATGCCGCCGAGGAGCTCTTCCACGCCGCCCCAGGTGGCGTGCGCACGACCGAGCCGTTCTCCCAGTCGAACCGGTGGGACACCCTCGACACCGATGCGGTCAACGGGTGCATCCACGATGTCATGCACGCCCACAGCGCGGACGGCGGCCTCGTCGTGCTGCGCGGCAACCTCGCTCCCGACGGCTCCGTGCTCAAATCCGCGGGCGTGGAGGAAGAACTGTGGTCGTTCACCGGCCCGGCCCGCGTGGTCGATAGCCAGGAGGAGGCGGTCTCCGTCATCCTCAAGCGCGAGGTCCAGGCCGGCGAGGTCGTGGTCATTCGCTATGAGGGTCCCGCTGGTGGCCCCGGCATGCAGGAAATGCTCCACCCCACGTCCTTCCTCAAGGGGGCGGGCCTGGGCAAGAAGTGCGCGCTGATCACCGATGGCCGTTTCTCCGGTGGCACGTCGGGGCTCTCGGTGGGCCACATCTCCCCCGAGGCCGCCCACGGCGGGCTCATCGGGCTCATCGAAAACGGTGACCCCATCACCATCGACGTGCATACTCGCCGACTCTCGTTGGATGTGCCGGATGAGGAGATTGCACGACGCAAGCAAGCAATGGAGGCTTCGGAGAATCCCTGGACGCCTCGCCGCGAGCGCCACGTGTCCAAGGCATTGCGCGCCTACGCCAAGATGGCCACCTCCGCCGATAAGGGTGCCGTCCGACAGGTCGACTAA
- the ilvN gene encoding acetolactate synthase small subunit has protein sequence MANTDITRHTLSVLVQNVDGIISRVVALFTRRGYSLVSIVSADTGTPGINRITMVVDADELVIEQITKQLNKIIPVLKVVRLEEESTIARAIMLVKVNADNSNRPQVVDAANIFRARIVDVAQDSVVIEVTGTPGKLKALLEVLEPFGIRELIQSGQIALNRGPKTMAPSK, from the coding sequence ATGGCGAATACTGACATCACCCGCCACACCCTCAGCGTCTTGGTGCAAAACGTCGACGGCATCATCTCCCGAGTCGTCGCGCTATTCACCCGTCGTGGCTACAGCCTCGTGTCCATCGTGTCGGCGGACACCGGCACCCCGGGCATCAACCGCATCACCATGGTCGTGGACGCAGATGAGCTCGTCATCGAGCAGATCACCAAACAGCTGAACAAGATCATCCCGGTGCTCAAGGTCGTCCGCCTTGAGGAAGAGTCCACCATTGCCCGCGCCATCATGCTGGTCAAGGTCAATGCGGACAATTCCAACCGCCCCCAAGTTGTCGATGCGGCCAATATTTTTCGAGCGCGCATCGTCGACGTGGCCCAGGACTCCGTGGTCATTGAAGTCACCGGCACCCCCGGCAAGCTCAAGGCCCTCCTGGAAGTGCTCGAGCCCTTCGGTATCCGCGAGCTCATCCAGTCCGGACAGATTGCTCTGAACCGCGGCCCGAAGACCATGGCACCCTCGAAATAA
- a CDS encoding HNH endonuclease family protein has translation MKRIALLIAIVFVAVGGGLLVDVPAPTTVVSVVPAAPVVPADLDALEVKGRAPMTGYDRDLFGQRWSDDVRVEGGHNGCDTRNDILRRDLTDPQIRPGTFGCLVESGTLDDPYSGTPIAFVRGDNQLHIDHVVALADAWAKGAQTWDEDTRRDFANDPLNLLAVDAGLNQQKGAGDAATWLPPNKAFRCDYAQRIVAVKGRYGLSVTAAEKDALARELARCDGSPGMVAGKTGSVS, from the coding sequence ATGAAAAGGATCGCGCTCCTCATCGCCATTGTGTTCGTCGCCGTCGGCGGCGGCCTGCTTGTCGACGTACCCGCGCCCACCACCGTCGTCAGCGTCGTGCCGGCCGCACCAGTGGTCCCTGCGGACCTCGACGCCCTCGAGGTCAAGGGGCGCGCGCCCATGACCGGCTATGACCGCGACCTGTTCGGCCAGCGGTGGAGCGATGACGTCCGGGTGGAAGGGGGCCATAATGGCTGCGATACTCGCAACGATATTTTGCGCCGGGACCTCACTGACCCGCAGATCAGACCCGGAACTTTTGGCTGCCTCGTAGAATCCGGAACACTCGACGACCCCTACAGCGGCACACCCATCGCCTTCGTCCGCGGCGACAACCAACTCCACATCGATCACGTGGTCGCATTGGCGGATGCGTGGGCCAAGGGTGCGCAGACCTGGGACGAGGACACGCGCCGTGACTTTGCCAATGACCCGCTGAACCTGCTGGCCGTTGATGCCGGGCTCAATCAACAAAAAGGCGCGGGTGATGCCGCGACGTGGCTGCCGCCCAACAAGGCATTCCGGTGTGACTACGCCCAACGCATCGTCGCTGTGAAAGGTCGTTATGGCCTGTCAGTCACGGCTGCGGAGAAAGATGCGTTGGCCCGAGAATTGGCCCGGTGTGACGGCTCGCCGGGTATGGTCGCAGGAAAAACGGGGTCGGTGTCATAA
- a CDS encoding PH domain-containing protein — protein MSSDAPVTFRPERANLIVAFLIIAIAGLVLGTMWQYLWILLFPLAFVYWILRARTIVGDEGIDITYAFRPGTSIGWDDLKGVGFKGARALATTKDGKEYPMPGVTFNSLPELSKASNGRIPDALTAGRDAADEKVVIINRDGDQILLTKEEYAARLAANPETPRSQQ, from the coding sequence ATGAGTTCCGACGCCCCCGTTACTTTCCGCCCCGAACGCGCCAACCTCATCGTGGCGTTCCTCATCATTGCCATTGCCGGCCTCGTCCTGGGCACCATGTGGCAGTACTTGTGGATCCTGCTGTTCCCGCTGGCCTTCGTGTACTGGATCCTCCGGGCGAGGACAATCGTGGGGGACGAAGGGATTGATATTACTTACGCCTTCCGGCCAGGCACGTCGATTGGGTGGGATGACCTCAAGGGGGTTGGGTTCAAGGGCGCCCGGGCCCTGGCGACGACGAAGGACGGCAAGGAATATCCCATGCCGGGCGTTACCTTTAATTCGCTGCCCGAGCTGTCGAAGGCGTCGAATGGTCGGATCCCCGATGCGCTGACCGCGGGCCGCGACGCTGCCGACGAGAAAGTGGTCATCATCAACCGAGATGGTGATCAGATTCTGCTGACGAAGGAAGAGTACGCTGCACGTCTAGCAGCTAATCCCGAGACTCCGAGGAGCCAGCAATGA
- a CDS encoding acetolactate synthase large subunit yields MAASQSPTPATVAKKVSAAAGTPERMTGAQAIVRSLEELGTDIVFGLPGGAVLPLYDPLYSSTKLRHVLVRHEQGSGHAATGYAQATGKVGVCIATSGPGATNLVTPLADANLDSVPIVAITGQVGSSLLGTDAFQEADIRGVTMPITKHNFMVTDAKDIPQAMAEAFHLAHTGRPGPVLVDVPKDVQNAELDFVWPPKIDLPGYKPVTSPHSRQISQAVQLISQAERPVFYIGGGVIKADANKELLELVEYTGIPVVTTLMALGAFPHSHPLNMGMPGMHGSVPAVGAMQQSDLLIAIGTRFDDRVTGDVDSFAPDAKIIHADIDPAEIGKIKEVAVPIVGDAREVLSALARTYKSSKNLAAPEVGAWVDYLNSLKERFPRGYEKQSDGMMSPQYVIETLSKVVGPDAIYCAGVGQHQMWSAQFLDFENPRTWLNSGGLGTMGYSVPAAMGAKAGQPDVEVWAIDGDGCFQMTNQELTTCAVEGFPIKVALINNGNLGMVRQWQTLFYGGRYSNTKLREQGEYVPDFVGLSEALGCVAIRVTREEDVIPAIEKARSINDRPVVIDFIVGEDAQVWPMISGGASNSEIQYALGLRPFFDDEESAAETPADIDAAIDESAQQKEN; encoded by the coding sequence GTGGCAGCTTCGCAATCGCCCACCCCGGCAACGGTCGCCAAAAAGGTTTCCGCAGCTGCAGGGACCCCCGAGCGCATGACTGGCGCTCAGGCCATCGTCCGCAGCCTGGAAGAACTTGGCACTGACATAGTCTTCGGACTGCCCGGTGGAGCCGTACTCCCTCTGTATGACCCGCTGTACTCGTCGACCAAGCTACGTCACGTACTGGTGCGCCACGAGCAGGGTTCCGGCCACGCAGCGACCGGCTACGCCCAGGCCACCGGCAAGGTTGGCGTGTGCATTGCCACCTCCGGCCCCGGCGCCACCAACCTGGTCACCCCGCTGGCGGATGCCAACCTGGATTCCGTCCCGATCGTCGCCATCACCGGCCAGGTCGGCAGCAGCCTCCTCGGGACCGACGCTTTCCAAGAGGCCGACATCCGTGGCGTGACCATGCCTATCACCAAGCACAATTTCATGGTCACCGACGCGAAGGACATCCCGCAGGCGATGGCCGAGGCTTTCCACCTCGCCCACACCGGCCGCCCGGGACCCGTCCTCGTCGACGTGCCCAAGGATGTCCAAAACGCCGAGCTAGATTTCGTGTGGCCGCCGAAGATTGATCTCCCGGGCTACAAGCCGGTTACCTCGCCGCACTCCCGGCAGATTTCGCAGGCCGTCCAGCTCATCTCGCAGGCCGAGCGCCCCGTCTTCTACATCGGCGGCGGCGTCATCAAAGCCGACGCGAATAAGGAACTGCTCGAACTCGTCGAGTACACCGGAATCCCCGTGGTCACCACCCTCATGGCCCTCGGCGCATTCCCGCATTCCCACCCGCTCAACATGGGCATGCCCGGCATGCACGGTTCCGTTCCCGCCGTCGGCGCCATGCAGCAGTCCGATCTGCTCATCGCCATCGGCACGCGTTTCGACGACCGCGTCACCGGCGACGTCGACAGTTTCGCCCCCGATGCGAAAATCATCCACGCCGACATCGACCCCGCCGAGATCGGCAAGATCAAGGAAGTCGCCGTCCCGATCGTCGGCGATGCCCGCGAGGTCCTCTCGGCATTGGCACGCACCTACAAGTCCTCCAAGAACTTGGCGGCCCCGGAAGTGGGCGCATGGGTCGACTACCTCAACAGCCTCAAGGAGCGCTTCCCGCGCGGCTACGAAAAGCAGTCGGACGGGATGATGAGCCCGCAGTACGTCATTGAGACGCTGTCCAAGGTTGTGGGCCCCGACGCCATCTACTGTGCGGGCGTTGGCCAGCACCAGATGTGGTCCGCTCAGTTCCTCGACTTTGAAAACCCCCGCACCTGGCTCAACTCCGGTGGCCTGGGAACGATGGGCTACTCCGTCCCCGCCGCCATGGGTGCCAAAGCGGGCCAGCCCGACGTCGAAGTCTGGGCCATCGATGGTGACGGCTGCTTCCAGATGACCAACCAGGAGCTCACCACGTGCGCCGTCGAAGGCTTCCCCATCAAGGTGGCCCTCATCAACAACGGCAACCTCGGCATGGTGCGCCAGTGGCAGACCCTCTTCTACGGGGGCCGCTACTCCAACACCAAGCTGCGCGAACAGGGCGAATACGTCCCTGACTTCGTCGGGCTATCCGAGGCACTGGGCTGCGTCGCCATCCGCGTCACCCGCGAGGAAGACGTCATTCCCGCGATCGAGAAGGCGCGCTCCATCAACGACCGCCCCGTGGTCATCGACTTCATCGTGGGCGAGGACGCCCAGGTGTGGCCGATGATCTCCGGCGGAGCCTCCAACTCGGAGATCCAGTACGCCCTCGGCCTGCGACCCTTCTTCGACGACGAGGAGTCCGCCGCCGAAACGCCCGCCGACATCGATGCCGCCATCGACGAATCAGCTCAGCAGAAGGAGAACTAA
- a CDS encoding mechanosensitive ion channel family protein: protein MPVAYMLTRFWQWIADQGLSLALLLVIALLVPRVGRFAQRWINRGVEETGDEDESKTRLVVAGVSVYIAQMIVFFLLLVFFLQVMGFSLAGAAIPATVASAAVGFGAQSIIADFLAGFFILTEKQFGVGDWVRFQGNGIEVEGTVIQVTMRATRIRTLAEETVIIPNSTARVCINSSNYWSRAVVVMPVPLLGSRSPQETIERSEAATRRALRREDVARQLLGELDVHPAVGINPPSTVGMPWTVNMRFMVQVKAGSQWLVERAIRTSILEEFWDEYGSATTITGEVRETVIATSLDATKLLDAPRTPSPHESTSDERSRVPDTFPADHDPAVDDGEVKEEKESNVFRSEEFNSGWKRFASLGGRVRPSTSYLFVALFVLLILKGLTLETAASWDGNSGVLAPPRETPVTTSEVVPTEPTYSPEPTYTQSPTPTPTLTDTPTPTPTGVTPTPEATPAETPTPAATPEIEPTPTLN, encoded by the coding sequence ATGCCCGTCGCTTATATGCTAACTAGGTTCTGGCAGTGGATCGCCGATCAAGGCTTGTCCTTGGCTTTATTGCTGGTCATCGCGCTATTGGTGCCCCGCGTCGGCCGGTTTGCGCAGCGGTGGATCAATCGCGGAGTGGAAGAAACCGGCGACGAGGATGAATCTAAAACCCGCCTCGTTGTGGCGGGTGTCTCGGTGTACATCGCCCAGATGATCGTCTTTTTCCTCCTGTTGGTCTTCTTCCTCCAGGTGATGGGCTTCTCGCTCGCGGGCGCCGCCATCCCCGCGACGGTGGCCTCTGCGGCCGTCGGTTTTGGCGCGCAATCGATCATCGCGGACTTCCTCGCCGGATTTTTCATCCTCACCGAGAAGCAGTTCGGCGTCGGCGACTGGGTTCGCTTCCAGGGCAATGGAATCGAGGTCGAGGGAACGGTCATCCAGGTGACCATGCGCGCGACCCGGATCAGGACGTTGGCCGAGGAGACGGTCATCATTCCGAACTCGACGGCGCGCGTATGCATCAACTCGTCGAACTATTGGTCGCGGGCGGTGGTGGTCATGCCGGTTCCCCTGTTGGGGTCTCGTAGCCCACAGGAAACCATCGAGCGTTCGGAAGCCGCCACCCGTCGTGCCTTGCGCCGCGAGGATGTCGCCCGGCAGTTGCTCGGCGAGTTGGATGTTCATCCGGCGGTGGGGATCAACCCGCCGTCCACTGTGGGCATGCCGTGGACGGTGAACATGCGGTTTATGGTGCAGGTGAAGGCCGGTTCCCAATGGCTGGTGGAGCGCGCCATCCGCACCTCGATCCTCGAGGAATTCTGGGACGAGTACGGCTCGGCCACCACCATCACGGGCGAGGTCCGCGAAACGGTCATCGCCACTTCGCTCGATGCCACCAAGCTTCTCGACGCCCCCCGTACCCCCAGTCCGCACGAATCCACCAGCGATGAACGCTCCCGCGTTCCCGACACCTTCCCCGCGGACCACGATCCTGCGGTGGATGACGGAGAAGTAAAGGAAGAGAAGGAATCGAATGTTTTCCGCTCTGAGGAGTTCAACTCCGGGTGGAAGAGGTTCGCGTCCCTGGGGGGACGCGTGCGGCCGTCGACAAGCTATTTGTTTGTTGCCCTGTTTGTGCTCCTCATTCTTAAAGGCTTGACGCTGGAAACGGCGGCCAGCTGGGACGGCAACAGTGGAGTGCTCGCTCCGCCGAGGGAGACTCCGGTGACCACCAGCGAGGTCGTGCCGACGGAACCGACGTATTCGCCGGAGCCGACGTACACCCAGTCCCCCACGCCGACGCCGACCCTGACGGACACCCCGACGCCCACGCCGACGGGGGTCACGCCAACACCCGAGGCAACGCCAGCGGAAACCCCCACCCCAGCGGCGACCCCAGAGATAGAGCCCACTCCGACCCTGAACTAG
- a CDS encoding DoxX family protein, with amino-acid sequence MSEKNLTPDNANSPDNDGIDVPTYSSQQETTMFDRAGRVPPQEIPAAEPSYRDQDFAPTPAPSYETVSFDREPVAPAPAAFTSDPFVATEVEETAAPDYRRGTTDFGLLIVRLLLGVWLILEAVGTFFRLGGNAGISGLEAEFAGYLVPSALAIIIPSLQLAAGVFLVLGLITPFFAMIATIASSFTALHALTGTGAGLNVFAWSEAVWLSVVLLGISVALQFTGPGLYSFDYGRSWARRPLVSSWVFVLLAIAGGVALWWFGAGTNPLN; translated from the coding sequence ATGAGCGAGAAAAACCTGACCCCGGACAACGCCAATTCTCCCGACAATGATGGCATTGACGTTCCCACCTACTCCTCTCAGCAGGAAACCACCATGTTCGACCGGGCGGGCCGCGTCCCGCCGCAAGAGATCCCGGCCGCCGAACCCAGCTACCGCGACCAGGACTTCGCACCGACGCCGGCTCCGTCGTATGAGACCGTGTCTTTTGATCGCGAGCCGGTTGCCCCTGCTCCCGCCGCCTTCACCTCTGATCCTTTCGTGGCTACGGAGGTAGAAGAGACCGCCGCCCCGGACTACCGCCGAGGCACCACTGACTTCGGTCTGCTGATCGTCCGGCTGCTGCTGGGCGTGTGGCTCATCCTCGAGGCCGTGGGCACCTTCTTCCGTCTCGGCGGCAACGCTGGCATCTCCGGGTTGGAAGCGGAGTTCGCTGGTTACCTCGTACCGAGCGCTCTGGCGATTATCATTCCTTCGCTGCAGCTGGCCGCGGGCGTGTTCTTGGTGCTTGGCCTCATTACGCCGTTCTTCGCCATGATCGCGACGATCGCCTCGTCCTTCACCGCATTGCACGCCCTCACGGGCACCGGCGCCGGACTCAACGTCTTCGCCTGGTCCGAGGCTGTCTGGCTCTCGGTGGTGTTGCTGGGGATCTCCGTGGCGCTGCAGTTCACCGGCCCGGGCTTGTACTCCTTCGACTATGGGCGTAGCTGGGCCCGTCGTCCGCTCGTGAGCTCCTGGGTCTTCGTCCTCCTGGCCATCGCCGGCGGCGTCGCCCTGTGGTGGTTCGGCGCGGGCACTAATCCGCTGAACTAA